In the genome of Deinococcus deserti VCD115, one region contains:
- a CDS encoding GNAT family N-acetyltransferase has protein sequence MTTSFAPLTHNVVAFMPDSATPEQRLAVGLLLAESYAYAYPEDPALLPEKEALSLTHLSPDEKAEHFVIWDQERALGWGMLSYDQKQNLHAAHARLVVHPDARRQGMGRSLGHALEDAARRAGRTLITFGTTSRAPAGEAYARTLNAEPALPMRQSRLDLTALNPALVDQWLIRPEGDPYRLHTWTVIPDEFLDRAADMMMVMNTAPRGDLEVDDWTITPDMIRAWDAMIAEAGETRFMMAVEDTRTGQLDGYTEVFWMPERASLVYQGATAVRPGARGLGLGKWLKAAMLRHVQRECPGARWVRTNNANVNEAMLGINVALGFEPWASFTEWQLKLA, from the coding sequence ATGACGACGTCCTTTGCTCCCCTGACCCACAATGTGGTGGCATTTATGCCAGACAGCGCCACGCCAGAGCAGCGCCTTGCCGTAGGTCTTCTTCTGGCTGAAAGTTATGCGTATGCCTACCCCGAGGACCCGGCCCTGCTGCCCGAGAAGGAAGCACTGAGCCTCACGCACCTGAGTCCTGATGAGAAAGCCGAGCATTTCGTAATCTGGGATCAGGAGCGGGCCCTGGGCTGGGGCATGCTGAGCTACGACCAGAAACAGAATCTGCACGCGGCCCATGCCCGATTGGTCGTCCATCCCGACGCCCGCCGCCAGGGGATGGGACGCTCCCTGGGGCACGCCCTTGAAGACGCTGCCCGGCGTGCAGGCCGGACGCTGATTACCTTCGGCACCACCAGCCGTGCTCCGGCGGGGGAAGCCTATGCCCGCACGCTGAACGCCGAACCTGCCCTGCCTATGCGCCAGAGCCGGCTGGACCTTACCGCGCTGAATCCGGCGCTGGTGGATCAGTGGCTGATCCGCCCTGAGGGTGATCCCTACCGCCTGCACACCTGGACCGTCATTCCCGACGAGTTCCTGGACCGCGCCGCCGACATGATGATGGTCATGAATACTGCGCCACGTGGCGACCTGGAAGTTGACGACTGGACCATCACTCCGGACATGATCCGTGCCTGGGACGCCATGATTGCCGAAGCTGGTGAGACGCGTTTCATGATGGCCGTGGAAGACACCCGTACCGGCCAGCTTGACGGCTACACCGAGGTGTTCTGGATGCCCGAACGGGCCTCGCTGGTCTACCAGGGCGCTACAGCCGTGCGTCCCGGTGCACGCGGGCTGGGGCTGGGCAAATGGCTCAAGGCAGCCATGCTACGCCACGTACAGCGCGAGTGCCCCGGAGCCCGATGGGTGCGGACCAACAATGCCAACGTGAACGAGGCCATGCTGGGCATCAACGTGGCGCTGGGCTTCGAGCCGTGGGCCAGCTTCACCGAGTGGCAACTCAAGCTCGCCTGA
- a CDS encoding DinB family protein — protein MTDHQPHAQPLDPQYPIGPLPQLPGDARVPATLEQMAVKARAAVGAWRELLENRSEAELARTYRPGGWTLYQLAHHTADAHLHGLHRLRMGLTIPDYMIQPFDQDAAVTLPDYTLPVEDAVALMEVINTRWVALLQGVDPAALSRQVMHPSEGPHDLWQLINKHDWHLRHHLAQAHLTLEQDNSPRDASHTGMS, from the coding sequence ATGACTGACCACCAGCCACATGCCCAGCCCCTGGACCCCCAGTACCCGATCGGTCCTCTGCCACAGCTGCCCGGCGACGCACGCGTCCCCGCCACCCTGGAGCAGATGGCCGTCAAGGCGAGGGCCGCGGTGGGGGCGTGGCGGGAGCTGCTGGAAAACCGCAGTGAAGCTGAACTGGCCCGGACCTACCGCCCTGGAGGCTGGACCCTGTATCAGCTGGCCCACCACACCGCCGACGCGCATCTGCATGGGCTGCACCGCCTGCGCATGGGCCTGACCATCCCGGACTACATGATCCAGCCGTTCGATCAGGATGCGGCCGTGACCCTGCCGGACTACACGCTGCCTGTCGAGGACGCCGTGGCGCTGATGGAGGTCATCAATACGCGCTGGGTTGCGCTGCTCCAGGGTGTGGACCCGGCGGCCCTGAGCCGTCAGGTGATGCACCCGAGCGAGGGACCACACGACCTGTGGCAGCTGATCAACAAGCACGACTGGCATCTGCGCCATCACCTGGCCCAGGCTCACCTGACACTGGAGCAGGACAACTCACCCAGGGACGCGTCCCATACCGGGATGAGTTAA
- a CDS encoding NAD-dependent malic enzyme, with protein sequence MPHTPPVSRYYDVKRDEHGQRYIDVYVNGLALLQNPLLNKTTAFTSQERIELGLEGLIPPHISTFEEQKQRTYLRYLRQATDLEKHEYLRALQDRNEVLFYAVLEDHLEEMLPIIYTPTVGEAVKQFSSNYRYPRGFTVSAQDIDRVEEMLENVPVNDVRMIVATDSSAILGIGDQGFGGMAISIGKLSLYTAAGGVGPDKALPVELDVGTNRQDLIDDPLYLGLHQRRMTGAEYDEFLDRFVEAAHARYPKAIIQWEDFSRGTAFRVLERYRRVVPSFNDDIQGTGAMALSGLLSACRIKGEELTAQSFVIVGAGAAGIGVAMAIRQGLIHEGLTFEEAGARVFVVDRYGLLMEGQPDLEPQQMSFVRRPEDLSGWTYAGEAPTLHEVIVNSRATALLGFTGVPGLFRRESIEAMLTHTPRPIVFPLSNPSSHVEAQPSDLIEWTDGQAIVATGSPFADIQYGQQAYPIGQGNNAFIFPGLGFGAVATRAREITDNMVMAAAYTLVEVTPTEQGRVYPPIGDLREISIKIAARVARQAITDGVCADRRMRNLTDEQIEANIRDRAWQPKYLPLCNTAKNKQ encoded by the coding sequence ATGCCCCACACGCCTCCGGTCTCCCGCTATTACGACGTAAAACGCGATGAGCATGGCCAGCGCTACATCGACGTCTACGTCAACGGCCTGGCCCTGCTGCAAAATCCGCTGCTGAACAAGACGACCGCCTTTACCTCCCAGGAACGCATAGAGCTGGGGCTCGAGGGCCTGATTCCCCCGCACATCAGTACCTTCGAGGAACAGAAGCAGCGGACCTACCTGCGTTACCTGCGTCAGGCCACCGACCTGGAAAAACATGAATACCTGCGTGCCCTGCAGGACCGCAACGAGGTGCTGTTCTACGCGGTTCTGGAAGACCACCTCGAGGAAATGCTTCCCATCATCTACACCCCCACGGTGGGCGAGGCGGTCAAGCAGTTTTCCAGCAACTACCGTTACCCGCGCGGCTTTACGGTCAGCGCCCAGGACATTGACCGGGTAGAGGAGATGCTGGAAAACGTCCCGGTCAATGATGTCCGGATGATTGTCGCGACCGATTCCAGCGCCATTCTGGGTATCGGGGATCAGGGCTTCGGCGGCATGGCCATCAGCATCGGCAAGCTCAGCCTGTACACGGCAGCCGGCGGCGTGGGCCCAGACAAGGCCCTGCCAGTCGAACTGGACGTGGGCACCAACCGTCAGGACCTGATCGACGACCCGCTGTACCTGGGTCTGCACCAGCGGCGCATGACGGGGGCCGAGTACGACGAGTTCCTGGACAGGTTCGTGGAAGCTGCGCACGCCCGCTACCCCAAGGCCATCATCCAGTGGGAGGACTTCAGCCGCGGCACCGCCTTCCGGGTGCTGGAGCGTTACCGCCGGGTCGTGCCCAGCTTTAACGATGACATCCAGGGCACCGGCGCTATGGCCCTGTCGGGCCTGCTCAGTGCCTGCCGCATCAAGGGTGAAGAGCTGACCGCACAGAGCTTTGTCATCGTGGGCGCTGGAGCGGCGGGCATCGGCGTGGCCATGGCCATCCGTCAGGGCCTGATACACGAGGGACTGACCTTCGAGGAAGCCGGCGCGCGCGTGTTCGTGGTGGACCGCTACGGCCTGCTGATGGAAGGCCAGCCGGACCTGGAGCCGCAGCAGATGAGCTTCGTGCGCCGCCCCGAGGACCTGAGCGGCTGGACCTACGCTGGAGAGGCGCCCACCCTGCACGAGGTCATCGTGAACAGCCGGGCCACGGCGCTGCTGGGCTTTACCGGAGTCCCGGGGTTGTTCCGGCGCGAGAGCATCGAAGCCATGCTGACCCATACCCCGCGCCCCATCGTGTTTCCGCTGAGCAATCCCAGCAGTCATGTAGAAGCGCAGCCCTCGGACCTGATCGAGTGGACCGACGGACAGGCCATCGTGGCCACAGGCAGCCCCTTTGCCGATATTCAGTATGGCCAGCAGGCCTATCCCATCGGCCAGGGCAACAACGCTTTTATCTTCCCGGGGCTGGGCTTCGGGGCGGTGGCGACGAGAGCGCGGGAAATCACCGACAACATGGTGATGGCCGCTGCCTACACTCTGGTGGAGGTCACTCCTACCGAGCAGGGGCGCGTATACCCGCCAATCGGTGACCTGCGCGAGATCAGCATCAAGATCGCCGCGCGAGTGGCGCGGCAGGCGATCACGGACGGGGTGTGTGCCGACCGCCGCATGCGCAACCTGACCGACGAGCAGATCGAGGCGAACATCCGGGACCGCGCCTGGCAGCCGAAATATCTGCCCCTGTGCAATACCGCTAAAAACAAGCAGTAG
- a CDS encoding thioesterase family protein, giving the protein MRPIPAGFTQTLTVNVTEDMTVDFGELGRLHPVYATYWMARHFEEAGRKIILPFLEDGEGGIGTQVDVTHTASALPGMTVTVTATFERMDGRRILASMRAVNELGDEIGTGTTTQMVLPQEKIDANFDRLRERWAAHQR; this is encoded by the coding sequence ATGCGCCCCATTCCCGCTGGCTTCACGCAGACGCTGACTGTAAACGTGACCGAGGACATGACTGTTGACTTTGGTGAACTGGGCCGGTTGCATCCGGTCTATGCCACGTACTGGATGGCCCGCCATTTCGAGGAAGCCGGCCGGAAGATCATCCTTCCGTTTCTCGAAGATGGTGAGGGCGGTATCGGCACGCAGGTGGACGTCACCCATACCGCCTCGGCGCTGCCCGGAATGACCGTGACGGTCACGGCGACCTTTGAGCGTATGGACGGTCGGCGCATTTTGGCCTCGATGCGTGCTGTCAACGAGCTCGGGGATGAGATCGGCACCGGCACGACCACGCAGATGGTGCTGCCGCAGGAAAAGATCGACGCGAACTTCGACCGGCTGCGCGAGCGCTGGGCGGCACACCAGCGCTAA
- a CDS encoding WD40 repeat domain-containing protein, which yields MLATNPAASALSLSGSARIPGHAAGTFGGPGELGGPVGGLAWAPDGTAYTLDGARVLYRWNVRTGQPLSRQEVRAPATLPDAARGHGPRLRLGGYRADGRLRGPFIRAEGYKGEQPYQTAFTLLENGRRILGDVCQSSRIQPAGCSGRHAARVERMQAGRAVVQAGDRQGQPTRVTLPAGQVVALEPSLDGQFVAVLRLVQNTAGYDPNAQLWLDLIDLKGAQPEVRSRQLPGRAQTADSLPEVHWAGKGRVLTATSELNTETGGSTPHALRLWDLGSPQPLWTVNATQNLHSAVPSPDGRFFLTVRGGSVPEVHRVSDGRFVRALGAAVTAFTPLKGQRALVALDTGSGQSELRVLSPEGQGNRLGGVREGGVVQLAADANERHFVAGRPRSVDLLDRAGRTLHRWVVSSAPEELAFTADQRVVFARLIDHSPVGLWKGMAWNVRTGTPLPLPAATRPLRADLWVQEQRQNSARGFPFVRLRGLTPAGKVLWQEPWRQDWSAWFQPSPDGRSLLRMITRPIAGASEQRGAGLYRLDPGNGTASPGVTLRPALTGPYRGLRPLAFAPDRRHVLLGEGEGDGCGAEFHGLRLADLHTRTEVRLPGGLTSGLRRSTGCGYPVPFPEAAFTPGTHGALGLLVRDGNSLNWWLGKPRDTARTLPR from the coding sequence ATGCTGGCAACGAACCCTGCGGCCTCAGCCCTGAGCCTGTCAGGGAGCGCCCGTATTCCCGGACACGCCGCCGGTACCTTTGGCGGACCTGGCGAACTCGGCGGTCCAGTGGGCGGGTTGGCCTGGGCCCCGGATGGTACCGCCTATACCCTGGATGGCGCGCGCGTGCTGTACCGCTGGAATGTCCGGACCGGTCAGCCCCTGTCCCGGCAGGAAGTCCGGGCCCCCGCCACCCTGCCGGACGCGGCTCGTGGCCATGGCCCCCGCCTCAGGCTGGGCGGTTACAGAGCCGACGGCCGCCTGCGCGGACCCTTCATCCGCGCCGAGGGGTATAAGGGGGAGCAGCCCTACCAGACGGCCTTTACCCTGCTGGAAAACGGCAGGAGAATTCTGGGTGATGTCTGCCAGAGCTCGCGCATACAACCAGCGGGGTGCAGCGGGCGCCATGCGGCCCGAGTCGAACGGATGCAGGCGGGGAGGGCAGTCGTGCAGGCGGGCGACCGTCAGGGGCAGCCCACGCGCGTGACCCTTCCAGCTGGACAGGTGGTGGCCCTCGAACCGAGCCTCGACGGACAGTTTGTCGCTGTGCTCAGGCTCGTGCAGAACACCGCCGGCTACGACCCGAATGCACAACTCTGGCTGGACCTGATCGACCTGAAAGGTGCCCAGCCTGAGGTCCGCTCCAGGCAACTCCCGGGCCGGGCCCAGACAGCCGACAGCCTCCCTGAGGTTCACTGGGCCGGCAAAGGCCGGGTGCTGACAGCCACCTCGGAGCTGAACACGGAGACGGGCGGTTCTACACCCCACGCCCTGCGGCTCTGGGATCTGGGCAGCCCACAGCCGCTGTGGACCGTGAATGCTACGCAAAACCTGCACTCCGCCGTGCCGTCACCAGACGGCAGATTCTTCCTGACGGTGCGTGGAGGAAGCGTGCCGGAAGTGCACCGGGTCAGTGACGGCCGTTTTGTGCGGGCTTTGGGAGCCGCCGTGACCGCCTTCACGCCTCTGAAAGGGCAGCGGGCGCTGGTGGCGCTGGACACTGGCTCGGGTCAGAGTGAACTGCGCGTCCTGTCCCCTGAAGGACAGGGGAACCGGCTGGGCGGCGTCCGGGAGGGCGGCGTTGTTCAGCTCGCAGCGGACGCCAACGAACGTCACTTCGTGGCAGGCCGGCCCCGGTCGGTGGATCTGCTGGACAGGGCAGGACGCACCCTCCACCGCTGGGTGGTGAGCAGTGCCCCTGAAGAGCTGGCGTTCACAGCTGACCAGCGCGTGGTCTTTGCCCGTCTGATTGACCACAGCCCGGTTGGTCTGTGGAAGGGCATGGCCTGGAACGTCCGGACCGGCACGCCTCTCCCGCTTCCTGCAGCCACCCGGCCCCTGCGGGCTGACCTGTGGGTTCAGGAACAGCGACAGAACTCCGCCAGGGGCTTTCCTTTCGTGCGGCTGCGGGGCCTGACTCCAGCAGGAAAGGTTCTGTGGCAGGAGCCCTGGCGACAGGACTGGTCGGCTTGGTTTCAGCCCAGCCCTGACGGCCGGAGTCTCCTGCGAATGATCACGCGGCCCATTGCTGGCGCCAGCGAGCAGAGGGGGGCCGGCCTCTACCGTCTGGACCCCGGCAACGGCACGGCCTCTCCTGGCGTGACCTTACGTCCTGCTCTGACTGGACCCTACCGGGGCCTGAGACCGCTGGCGTTTGCGCCGGACCGCCGCCATGTCCTGCTGGGTGAGGGCGAAGGTGACGGCTGCGGCGCAGAGTTCCATGGCCTGCGGCTGGCTGACCTGCACACCCGCACTGAAGTCCGGCTGCCGGGTGGCCTGACATCTGGCCTGCGCCGGTCGACGGGCTGTGGTTACCCTGTGCCGTTTCCGGAAGCCGCATTCACCCCTGGCACGCACGGCGCCCTGGGCCTGCTGGTCAGGGATGGGAATTCCCTCAACTGGTGGTTAGGGAAGCCGCGTGATACGGCCCGTACACTGCCAAGATGA
- a CDS encoding YihY/virulence factor BrkB family protein, with protein sequence MTTVPTRPGSRPRQQAMRPADLFTVIKESTQAFGQDKAPRLAAAIAYYAMFSVAPLLLFAVAIAGRFLTNEEVANQLFGPTGMLARELGADAANFLRSLIPQEDALHKGTLIASIVGFLTLFMGATGLFVQLQDALNSMWGADPGPPKGLMHMVRTRVISFLMIVLIGLLLFVFLGLNTYLSAIANDLGARFGAGTILVRLLTFGLSALFLTPVFAAIYKFLPSVKLEWHEVLVGGAITAALFTLGQIVIGLYFGRAAPGSAFGAAGALVALLLWIYYSGMIFFFGAEVTWVYSQKYGSHAGGAANTAKKMALVQKGAKIDPTPSPEEQASAANADQPVRDSRGRVVAAGGKGRAAANVPGTTRWPFARRIKHRKPARARTSGLLPSMVGALWNAMSALLAIPTVLVLRLVGLDGKPKK encoded by the coding sequence ATGACCACTGTTCCCACCCGTCCCGGCTCCAGGCCCCGCCAGCAGGCCATGCGCCCGGCCGACCTGTTCACGGTGATCAAGGAGTCCACGCAGGCATTCGGGCAGGACAAAGCTCCCCGGCTGGCTGCGGCGATTGCCTACTACGCCATGTTCAGTGTGGCACCGCTGCTGCTGTTCGCGGTGGCCATCGCCGGGCGGTTTCTGACCAACGAGGAAGTGGCCAACCAGCTGTTCGGGCCGACCGGCATGCTCGCGCGCGAACTCGGCGCAGACGCCGCAAACTTCCTGCGCTCCCTCATCCCGCAGGAGGACGCCCTTCACAAGGGCACCCTGATTGCCAGCATTGTTGGTTTTCTGACCCTGTTCATGGGGGCCACCGGCCTGTTCGTGCAGCTGCAAGACGCCCTGAACAGCATGTGGGGCGCAGACCCCGGGCCTCCCAAGGGCCTCATGCATATGGTCCGCACACGGGTGATCTCATTTCTGATGATCGTGCTGATCGGTCTGCTGCTGTTCGTGTTCCTGGGGCTCAACACCTACCTGTCCGCCATCGCCAATGACCTGGGCGCCAGATTCGGGGCTGGCACGATCCTGGTCCGCCTGCTGACCTTTGGCCTGTCAGCCCTGTTTCTGACGCCAGTCTTTGCCGCCATCTACAAGTTTCTGCCCAGTGTGAAGCTGGAGTGGCACGAAGTGCTGGTGGGCGGAGCAATCACTGCGGCGCTGTTCACCTTGGGTCAGATTGTCATCGGTCTTTATTTCGGGCGCGCCGCCCCCGGCAGCGCCTTCGGAGCGGCTGGTGCGCTGGTGGCGCTGCTGCTCTGGATCTATTACAGCGGCATGATCTTCTTTTTCGGCGCTGAGGTGACGTGGGTGTACTCGCAGAAGTACGGCTCACATGCGGGAGGCGCAGCCAACACAGCCAAAAAGATGGCCCTGGTTCAGAAAGGTGCGAAGATCGATCCGACGCCCAGCCCGGAAGAGCAGGCCTCCGCTGCCAACGCCGACCAGCCTGTCCGTGATTCACGGGGCCGGGTGGTCGCCGCCGGAGGGAAGGGCCGGGCCGCCGCCAACGTGCCAGGGACTACCCGCTGGCCCTTTGCCCGCCGCATCAAGCACCGGAAGCCAGCCAGGGCCAGGACCTCCGGTCTGCTGCCCAGCATGGTAGGTGCCCTCTGGAACGCTATGAGTGCTCTGCTGGCCATCCCTACGGTGCTGGTGCTGCGCCTGGTGGGTCTTGACGGCAAACCCAAAAAGTAA
- the hisA gene encoding 1-(5-phosphoribosyl)-5-[(5-phosphoribosylamino)methylideneamino]imidazole-4-carboxamide isomerase, whose product MSAPVPPAPLIIPCVDIQSGRAVRLYEGDPERETVYFDSPLDAARHWVERGAGLVHLVDLDAATGRGENREVIRQITSELGVPVEVGGGIRDREAAEDLLRAGVHRVVIGTAAVRNPQLVADLIAAHGPERVVVSLDARGLEVATHGWAQGSGVNVAELTPGLADAGLELLIFTDVTRDGTLKGLNRELMRQVRQLWINTLIVGGGVANMDDVRLLQEERIEGAIVGRAIYEGTLAYPVILES is encoded by the coding sequence ATGAGTGCTCCTGTACCCCCTGCCCCCCTGATCATTCCCTGCGTGGACATCCAGTCCGGCCGTGCCGTGCGCCTGTATGAGGGTGACCCCGAACGTGAGACCGTGTACTTCGACTCTCCACTTGACGCCGCCCGGCACTGGGTGGAGCGCGGCGCCGGGCTGGTGCACCTGGTGGATCTGGACGCTGCCACCGGCCGTGGCGAGAACCGTGAAGTGATTCGCCAAATTACCAGCGAGCTTGGGGTTCCGGTCGAGGTCGGCGGGGGTATCCGTGACCGGGAGGCAGCCGAGGACCTGCTGCGTGCGGGAGTCCACCGCGTGGTGATCGGCACTGCAGCGGTCAGGAATCCGCAGCTGGTGGCTGACCTGATCGCCGCGCATGGCCCGGAACGTGTGGTGGTCAGCCTGGACGCTCGCGGCCTGGAAGTCGCCACGCACGGCTGGGCTCAGGGCAGTGGAGTCAACGTGGCCGAACTGACACCGGGGCTGGCCGACGCTGGCCTGGAACTCCTGATCTTCACCGATGTCACCCGGGACGGCACCCTGAAGGGCCTGAACCGCGAGCTGATGCGTCAGGTCCGGCAGCTGTGGATCAACACCCTGATTGTGGGCGGCGGCGTGGCCAACATGGATGACGTTCGCCTCTTGCAGGAAGAACGGATCGAGGGCGCCATCGTGGGCCGCGCAATCTACGAAGGCACGCTGGCGTATCCGGTGATTCTGGAAAGCTAA
- a CDS encoding glycosyltransferase family 4 protein produces MRVGIVTATYLPSRNGVATSTALFARGLRERGHEVRIFAPRHPQMPPHEEGVYRLNSSFAGARALGAPADYPVMLAPGPLLTSRLPLRDLDVLHTMHPFLAGQLARTWSRLSGAPVVYTAHTQYEQYLHYAPVPKRVSRAVVRPHVAAFARRVDAVLAPGRAMVDMLREYGYGGHVELFPNPVDLGAFRAAQGHAFRAEFHVAPDAPLVMYLGRLAPEKNLNTMLRAFDQARASRPELRLLVVGDGPSRATAQLTAPEGVTFTGPVPYSRVPEALAAADVFLTASTSEVLPMSMIEALAAGAPLVAARSPAALDLIQEGVNGTVRDATHSDLASGLLQALSPEVLPVWQTQARHSAAQYDLQSRAADLEAVYERVRARPMHRNPVS; encoded by the coding sequence GTGCGAGTCGGGATTGTCACCGCCACCTACCTGCCGTCCCGCAATGGCGTGGCGACCAGCACGGCGCTGTTCGCCCGGGGCCTGCGGGAACGCGGGCACGAGGTCCGCATTTTCGCGCCCCGCCACCCGCAGATGCCCCCACACGAGGAGGGCGTCTACCGCCTGAACAGTTCCTTTGCCGGAGCGCGCGCCCTGGGTGCCCCGGCCGACTACCCGGTCATGCTGGCTCCTGGACCACTGCTCACGTCGCGGCTCCCGCTGCGTGACCTTGACGTGCTGCATACCATGCACCCGTTTCTGGCCGGGCAGCTGGCGCGGACCTGGTCCCGGCTGAGTGGCGCGCCGGTGGTGTACACGGCGCACACCCAGTATGAGCAGTACCTGCACTACGCCCCGGTCCCCAAGCGGGTCAGCCGGGCAGTGGTGCGCCCCCATGTGGCCGCATTTGCCCGGCGGGTCGACGCCGTACTGGCGCCAGGCCGGGCCATGGTCGACATGCTGCGCGAATATGGCTATGGCGGGCACGTCGAACTGTTTCCCAACCCGGTGGACCTGGGAGCCTTCCGCGCCGCCCAGGGGCATGCTTTCCGAGCAGAATTCCACGTGGCGCCTGACGCGCCCCTGGTGATGTACCTGGGACGGCTGGCGCCCGAGAAGAACCTGAACACCATGCTGCGCGCCTTCGATCAGGCCCGGGCCAGTCGCCCGGAACTGCGTCTGCTGGTTGTGGGCGATGGCCCCAGCCGCGCGACAGCGCAGCTCACGGCACCGGAGGGCGTGACGTTTACCGGGCCGGTGCCCTACTCACGGGTTCCCGAAGCGCTGGCTGCCGCCGACGTGTTCCTGACTGCCAGCACCAGTGAGGTTCTACCGATGAGCATGATCGAGGCGCTGGCTGCCGGGGCGCCGCTGGTGGCCGCCCGCAGCCCCGCAGCCCTGGACCTGATCCAGGAAGGCGTCAACGGCACCGTACGCGACGCCACGCACAGTGACCTGGCCTCGGGCCTGCTACAGGCCCTGAGTCCCGAAGTGCTTCCGGTCTGGCAGACCCAGGCCCGCCACAGCGCCGCGCAGTATGACCTGCAGTCCCGTGCTGCCGACCTTGAAGCCGTGTACGAACGGGTCAGAGCCCGACCGATGCACCGAAACCCGGTGTCTTAA